The following proteins come from a genomic window of Shewanella halifaxensis HAW-EB4:
- a CDS encoding DsbA family protein, whose product MNLAILYYVYDPMCSWCWAYRPAWLVLQSKLQAAYPDLNIEYRLGGLAPDSDEPMPEDMQQFLQQTWNKIALQLGTEFNFDFWKKCQPRRSTYSACRAALLARESGLEQEMLLAIQRAYYLEARNPSDSATLIELAKGLGLDSQQFATTLMSEESKVKLEEEISRTRHLPIQGIPSLVLLVNGEFYVIEVDYQDPQSSYQQIGSLLSE is encoded by the coding sequence ATGAACTTAGCGATTCTGTATTATGTTTACGATCCTATGTGTAGCTGGTGCTGGGCTTATAGGCCAGCTTGGTTGGTGTTACAATCAAAGTTGCAAGCAGCTTATCCAGATCTCAATATTGAATATCGATTAGGGGGCTTAGCGCCCGATAGTGATGAGCCCATGCCCGAAGATATGCAGCAATTTTTGCAGCAAACTTGGAATAAAATTGCTTTGCAGTTAGGTACTGAGTTTAACTTTGACTTTTGGAAGAAATGTCAGCCACGTCGCTCTACTTATTCAGCTTGTCGCGCCGCTTTACTGGCTAGGGAGTCAGGCCTTGAGCAAGAGATGTTGCTCGCGATCCAGCGTGCCTACTATTTAGAGGCAAGGAACCCGTCTGATAGTGCTACGTTAATTGAGTTAGCTAAAGGTTTGGGACTTGATAGTCAGCAGTTTGCAACGACGTTGATGAGTGAAGAAAGTAAGGTGAAGCTAGAAGAAGAGATAAGCCGAACAAGGCACCTGCCTATTCAAGGTATCCCCTCATTAGTGTTATTAGTAAATGGTGAGTTTTACGTGATCGAAGTTGATTACCAAGACCCTCAGAGCAGTTATCAACAAATCGGCTCGTTGCTCAGTGAATAA
- the accB gene encoding acetyl-CoA carboxylase biotin carboxyl carrier protein: protein MDIRKIKKLIELVQESDIAELEIKEGEESVRICRHSPVPMPVNTQTFLAPASSVAAAIPHPTSSDNADDNEAHRLLSPMVGRVYLNDKASQVPLCTLGQNVTIGEVVCIIEAMTMSNRITADKSGVISAILVEDGQQVDFEQAILEIE from the coding sequence ATGGATATTCGTAAGATCAAGAAGCTTATCGAGCTAGTGCAAGAATCTGATATTGCAGAACTTGAAATTAAAGAGGGTGAAGAGTCGGTGCGCATCTGTCGTCACAGCCCAGTGCCAATGCCGGTAAATACTCAGACTTTTCTCGCTCCAGCGAGTAGTGTTGCGGCAGCAATACCGCACCCAACAAGCTCAGATAATGCTGATGATAACGAGGCGCATAGACTATTATCACCTATGGTAGGAAGGGTTTATTTAAACGACAAAGCCAGCCAAGTGCCTCTTTGTACTCTAGGTCAAAACGTTACGATTGGAGAGGTCGTGTGCATTATCGAAGCCATGACCATGAGTAACCGTATCACTGCCGATAAATCAGGCGTGATCAGTGCTATTTTAGTCGAAGATGGCCAGCAGGTAGATTTTGAGCAAGCGATTCTCGAGATTGAATAA
- the arfB gene encoding alternative ribosome rescue aminoacyl-tRNA hydrolase ArfB: MAAIKISNSVSIQDSELEWQFIRSSGAGGQHLNKVSTAAQLIFDIKSSSLPEYYQQRLLAKADHRITKSGKIIIKCQQSRSQDFNRQTALEQFIALVASVSAVQKKRIATKPTKGSQRRRVDTKKQKGATKALRQNKSNF, from the coding sequence TTGGCAGCAATAAAAATATCAAACTCAGTATCGATTCAAGACAGCGAACTCGAGTGGCAATTCATCCGCTCCAGTGGCGCAGGTGGCCAGCATCTCAATAAAGTATCGACGGCAGCGCAGCTGATCTTTGATATCAAAAGCTCCTCTCTACCCGAGTATTACCAGCAGCGTTTACTCGCCAAAGCCGATCACCGTATTACAAAAAGTGGCAAAATCATCATCAAGTGCCAACAGAGCCGCAGCCAAGATTTTAATCGCCAAACGGCACTTGAACAGTTTATTGCACTGGTTGCGAGCGTAAGTGCCGTGCAGAAGAAACGTATCGCCACCAAGCCAACTAAAGGTAGCCAACGTCGCCGTGTCGATACAAAAAAACAAAAAGGGGCGACTAAAGCGCTTAGGCAAAATAAGTCCAATTTTTAG
- a CDS encoding SDR family NAD(P)-dependent oxidoreductase — MILITGASSGLGAALAKQYGKESPICISGRNSERLQLVATEVCQSCQTQVTDLCDADAVAALFDSLATSPSLIIHSAGSGYFGPIETQSPQAIQQLLNNNVTSAIFLLREAVKRYKDQCVTVVIVMSTAALTAKAEESTYCAAKWAVKGLVESVRLELKNSPMKLIAVYPGGMATDFWPTSGKSANTASFMTADEAASMLKQALQSTEHGYISDLTIARG; from the coding sequence ATGATACTCATTACCGGTGCCAGCAGCGGATTAGGCGCAGCGCTCGCCAAGCAGTATGGCAAAGAAAGTCCAATTTGCATCAGTGGTCGCAATAGCGAGCGTTTACAATTAGTCGCTACAGAAGTTTGCCAATCTTGCCAGACTCAAGTTACCGACCTTTGCGATGCAGATGCCGTAGCAGCCCTATTCGATAGTCTAGCCACTTCGCCATCACTGATTATCCATAGTGCAGGCAGTGGCTATTTTGGTCCTATCGAAACCCAGTCTCCACAGGCAATTCAGCAGCTGCTCAATAACAACGTCACCTCGGCAATTTTTTTACTACGGGAAGCGGTTAAACGTTATAAAGATCAATGCGTGACGGTGGTGATTGTTATGTCGACAGCTGCACTCACGGCGAAAGCTGAAGAATCGACCTACTGCGCAGCAAAATGGGCAGTAAAAGGCTTAGTCGAATCCGTACGATTAGAACTAAAAAATAGTCCAATGAAATTAATTGCAGTTTATCCTGGAGGCATGGCCACCGATTTTTGGCCCACCAGCGGTAAAAGCGCAAACACCGCCAGCTTTATGACTGCAGACGAAGCAGCGAGTATGCTAAAACAGGCACTACAGAGTACCGAGCACGGCTATATTAGCGACCTCACTATCGCCCGTGGCTAA
- the aroQ gene encoding type II 3-dehydroquinate dehydratase, whose product MSSQPKILLVNGPNLNLLGRREPGHYGHHTLEQIVDDLKQSATQAGIQLDHIQSNAEHLLIEAIHNSDADMVIINPAAFTHTSVALRDALLGVAIPFIEVHLSNVHSREPFRHHSYFSDKAIGVICGLGAQGYQFALQAAIARIHAAEKQG is encoded by the coding sequence ATGAGCAGCCAACCCAAGATCCTATTAGTTAATGGTCCTAACTTAAACTTACTCGGACGTCGTGAACCTGGGCATTACGGCCATCATACTCTTGAGCAGATTGTCGATGACCTTAAGCAAAGTGCGACTCAGGCTGGTATACAGTTAGATCATATTCAATCTAACGCCGAGCATCTGCTTATTGAAGCCATTCACAACAGTGACGCCGATATGGTGATTATCAATCCGGCAGCCTTTACCCATACCAGTGTCGCCCTTAGAGATGCATTACTTGGCGTTGCGATTCCATTCATTGAAGTGCACCTTTCCAACGTGCACAGCCGCGAGCCTTTCCGTCATCACTCCTACTTTTCCGATAAAGCTATTGGGGTGATCTGCGGTTTAGGTGCTCAAGGTTATCAGTTCGCACTACAAGCAGCGATTGCTCGCATTCACGCTGCAGAAAAACAAGGTTAA
- a CDS encoding linear amide C-N hydrolase yields MKKSLLALLLTSAFSYHASACTGITLSTTDNDQVQARTIEWGHSDLNSKLVISPRNHQYTSTMPDQQQGLTWKSQYGFAGISVSDDRFIAEGINEKGLTAGLFYFRNYGSLAKYDPKQTANNITDMDFVRWMLTQFETVAEVEAALDKIKIVTVYFDQQGNASPTAHWRVSDKQGNSIVIEIMDHGKINIHKNTAKVLTNSPDYNWQVTNLNNYINLHPGISPPQKINGVEAQSFGVGSNFVGLPGDISPPSRFVRAAFYVNTAPKLNTAEQAVSQAFHILNNFDIPIGSEFNDKSHIPELPSATQWTSVIDQSHGLLFYKTMHDSTIKRVDLKQLDFTVKQERKQKLDSGKFSYQEVGVSN; encoded by the coding sequence ATGAAAAAATCACTACTCGCTTTACTTCTAACCTCTGCTTTCAGTTATCACGCAAGTGCCTGTACTGGCATTACCCTATCAACCACAGACAATGATCAGGTTCAGGCTCGCACCATAGAGTGGGGCCATAGTGATCTCAACAGCAAGCTTGTTATCTCGCCTCGTAATCACCAATACACTTCGACTATGCCCGATCAGCAGCAAGGTCTCACCTGGAAGAGTCAATATGGCTTTGCTGGGATCTCGGTGAGTGACGATCGCTTTATTGCCGAGGGAATTAACGAGAAAGGACTGACTGCCGGGTTATTCTATTTTCGCAACTATGGCTCTCTGGCCAAGTATGACCCTAAGCAGACAGCAAACAACATTACCGATATGGACTTTGTGCGTTGGATGTTAACCCAGTTTGAAACCGTTGCCGAGGTCGAGGCGGCATTAGATAAAATTAAGATTGTCACCGTTTATTTTGATCAGCAAGGTAACGCCTCGCCGACGGCGCACTGGCGCGTGTCTGATAAGCAGGGCAATAGCATTGTGATTGAAATCATGGATCACGGCAAAATCAATATTCATAAGAACACGGCTAAGGTGCTAACCAACTCGCCAGATTACAACTGGCAGGTGACCAACCTTAATAATTATATCAATCTGCATCCTGGGATCAGCCCACCTCAGAAGATTAATGGTGTAGAGGCACAATCTTTTGGTGTTGGCTCTAACTTTGTTGGTTTACCGGGAGATATTTCACCGCCATCGCGATTCGTGCGTGCAGCGTTTTACGTGAATACTGCGCCTAAGTTGAATACTGCCGAACAAGCGGTTTCACAGGCGTTCCATATCTTAAATAACTTCGATATTCCCATTGGCAGTGAGTTTAACGATAAGTCTCATATCCCAGAGCTGCCCAGTGCAACGCAGTGGACCTCGGTTATCGATCAGAGTCATGGGTTACTGTTCTATAAGACCATGCATGACAGCACGATTAAGCGAGTCGATCTGAAGCAGTTAGATTTTACCGTTAAGCAGGAACGTAAACAGAAGTTAGACAGTGGTAAGTTTAGCTATCAAGAGGTAGGCGTAAGCAATTAA